From the genome of Mycobacterium kansasii ATCC 12478:
CGCGCCGGCCTGGCGCGCACCCGCCGGATGGCCCGCCAGCTGGTCAGCCATGGGCACTTCAGCGTCAACGGCGTGCACGTCAACGTCCCCAGCTACCGGGTGTCGCAGTACGACATCATCGACGTGCGGGACACCTCTCTGAACACCGTGCCGTTCCAGATCGCCCGGGAGACCGCGGGTGACCGGCCGATCCCGAGCTGGCTGCAGGTGGTGGGGGAGCGGCAACGCATCCTGATCCACCAACTGCCCGAACGCGCCCAGATCGACGTCCCCCTCACCGAGCAGCTGATTGTCGAGTTCTACTCGAAGTAACCGCAAGTCGTCTGCTGCGGCAGCCGCCGCAACGGAGCACCCCCAAAGACGTCATATGGCGGACGTCGAAAGGAAGAAGAAGAAACACCATGCTGATCTCTCAGCGTCCCACCTTGTCGGAGGAAGTCCTCACCGACAACCGGTCCCAGTTCACCATCGAACCGCTGGAGCCCGGATTCGGCTATACCCTTGGTAATTCGCTGCGACGCACCCTGTTGTCATCGATCCCGGGTGCGGCCGTCACCAGCATTCGCATCGACGGCGTGCTGCACGAGTTCACCACGGTGCCCGGGGTCAAGGAGGACGTCACCGACATCATCCTGAACCTCAAGAGTCTGGTCGTGTCCTCCGAGGAGGACGAGCCGGTCACCATGTACCTGCGCAAACAGGGTCCCGGTGAGGTCACCGCCGGCGACATCGTGCCCCCGGCCGGTGTCACGGTGCACAACCCCGGCATGCACATCGCCACCTTGAACGACAAGGGCAAGCTCGAAGTGGAACTCGTCGTCGAACGTGGCCGCGGCTACGTCCCGGCCGTCCAAAACCGGGCTTCTGGTGCCGAAATCGGCCGTATCCCAGTCGATTCCATCTACTCGCCGGTGCTCAAGGTCACCTACAAGGTGGAAGCCACCCGGGTCGAGCAGCGTACCGACTTCGACAAGCTGATTCTCGACGTGGAGACCAAGAGTTCGATCACTCCCCGCGACGCGTTGGCGTCGGCGGGCAAGACGCTGGTCGAGTTGTTCGGTCTGGCACGCGAGCTCAATGTCGAGGCCGAAGGCATCGAGATCGGGCCGTCGCCGGCCGAGGCCGACCACATCGCGTCGTTCGCGCTGCCGATAGATGACCTCGACCTGACTGTCCGTTCCTACAACTGCCTCAAGCGCGAGGGCGTGCACACCGTCGGTGAATTGGTCTCGCGTACCGAGTCCGACCTACTCGACATCCGAAACTTCGGTCAGAAGTCCATCGACGAAGTGAAGGTCAAGCTGCATCAGCTGGGTCTGTCGCTCAAGGACAGTCCGCCCACCTTCGACCCGTCGGAGGTCGCGGGCTACGACGTGGCCACCGGCACCTGGTCCACGGAGGGTTCCTACGACGACCAGGACTACGCAGAAACCGAACAGCTCTGAATGGCCCCGGTGACGATGCGGGCCGCTAGCGGCCCGCTGAGGAGCCGGACAATTGGACTCAGCGCGATCTAGACAGGAGCGTCAGCAATGCCCAA
Proteins encoded in this window:
- the rpsD gene encoding 30S ribosomal protein S4 — its product is MARYTGPVTRKSRRLRTDLVGGDQAFEKRPYPPGQHGRARIKESEYLLQLQEKQKARFTYGVMEKQFRRYYEEAVRQPGKTGEELLRILESRLDNVVYRAGLARTRRMARQLVSHGHFSVNGVHVNVPSYRVSQYDIIDVRDTSLNTVPFQIARETAGDRPIPSWLQVVGERQRILIHQLPERAQIDVPLTEQLIVEFYSK
- a CDS encoding DNA-directed RNA polymerase subunit alpha — protein: MLISQRPTLSEEVLTDNRSQFTIEPLEPGFGYTLGNSLRRTLLSSIPGAAVTSIRIDGVLHEFTTVPGVKEDVTDIILNLKSLVVSSEEDEPVTMYLRKQGPGEVTAGDIVPPAGVTVHNPGMHIATLNDKGKLEVELVVERGRGYVPAVQNRASGAEIGRIPVDSIYSPVLKVTYKVEATRVEQRTDFDKLILDVETKSSITPRDALASAGKTLVELFGLARELNVEAEGIEIGPSPAEADHIASFALPIDDLDLTVRSYNCLKREGVHTVGELVSRTESDLLDIRNFGQKSIDEVKVKLHQLGLSLKDSPPTFDPSEVAGYDVATGTWSTEGSYDDQDYAETEQL